In Pseudomonas alcaliphila JAB1, a single window of DNA contains:
- a CDS encoding Na+/H+ antiporter subunit G, whose protein sequence is MPFWLELLICACLILGSLFALVGAIGLYRLPDFFTRLHGPTKATTLGVGATLIASMLFFAHHTGNLSLHELLITLFLFLTAPVSAHILSKAAMQQKVELTERTRGQPWDDDH, encoded by the coding sequence ATGCCATTCTGGCTGGAACTGTTGATTTGCGCCTGCCTGATCCTAGGCAGCCTGTTCGCCCTGGTGGGTGCCATCGGGCTGTATCGGCTACCGGATTTCTTCACGCGCCTGCACGGGCCGACCAAGGCCACGACGTTGGGCGTCGGCGCTACGCTGATCGCGTCGATGCTGTTCTTCGCGCACCACACCGGCAACCTCAGCCTGCACGAACTGCTGATTACCCTGTTTCTGTTCCTCACTGCACCGGTCAGTGCACATATCCTGTCCAAGGCCGCGATGCAGCAGAAGGTCGAGTTGACCGAGCGCACCCGTGGCCAGCCCTGGGACGACGATCACTGA
- a CDS encoding Na+/H+ antiporter subunit E gives MRRFFPHPRMMLVLTVLWLLLVNTLNLGHILLGLFLGWSIVHLCGDFLLTVPKVRKPLGLLLFIGKVFYDIVVANLQVVKLVLGPKSRLEPAFVEVPVEIEDEFVLSALACIISLTPGTVSAGLSSDHKTLLLHGLNVPDRDELIAEVKSRYEKPLLEIFECSRT, from the coding sequence ATGAGGCGTTTCTTCCCCCACCCGCGGATGATGCTGGTGCTGACGGTGCTCTGGCTGCTGCTGGTCAACACCCTCAACCTGGGGCATATCCTGCTGGGGCTGTTTCTGGGCTGGTCGATCGTGCACCTGTGCGGCGATTTCCTGCTGACCGTGCCGAAAGTACGCAAGCCCCTGGGGTTGCTGCTGTTTATCGGCAAGGTGTTCTACGACATCGTGGTTGCCAATCTACAGGTGGTGAAACTGGTATTGGGGCCGAAATCGCGCCTCGAGCCGGCATTCGTCGAGGTACCGGTCGAGATCGAGGATGAGTTCGTGCTGTCGGCCCTGGCCTGCATCATTTCGCTGACCCCCGGCACGGTTTCTGCCGGCCTCAGCTCCGACCACAAGACACTGCTGCTGCACGGGCTCAACGTGCCGGATCGCGACGAGCTGATCGCCGAGGTCAAGAGTCGCTACGAAAAGCCGCTGCTGGAGATTTTCGAATGCTCGAGAACGTAG
- a CDS encoding membrane protein translates to MSITRSLLTSVALLPLLAACQVYTGKPEGPPPATRLQGQVQVENGQLVLTPCQEQRRFVLIDGGSTSIEREVMQLGSDGQASLFADLAGRLGGSQGKGNDGRFEVSQIYRLQGEGHGCDDLNFKRLALRASGNEPFWQLEVGSKGLVLNRPEQEPLALPYLEEQLPDGRLNFSSEANGQRLDLWVAPQRCVDSMSGTVNHLSAELRLDGQVLRGCAHFGAMRN, encoded by the coding sequence ATGTCCATCACCCGCTCCCTGCTTACCAGCGTCGCCCTCCTCCCGCTCCTGGCCGCCTGCCAGGTCTACACCGGCAAGCCGGAAGGCCCACCTCCGGCCACCCGCCTGCAGGGTCAAGTCCAGGTTGAAAATGGTCAACTGGTCCTCACCCCCTGCCAGGAACAGCGCCGCTTCGTGCTGATCGATGGCGGCAGCACCAGTATCGAGCGCGAAGTCATGCAGCTCGGCAGTGATGGCCAGGCCAGCCTGTTCGCCGATCTGGCCGGTCGCCTGGGCGGCAGCCAGGGCAAAGGCAACGACGGTCGCTTCGAGGTCAGCCAGATCTATCGCCTGCAAGGTGAGGGGCATGGCTGCGACGACCTCAACTTCAAACGCCTGGCCCTGCGCGCCAGCGGCAACGAGCCGTTCTGGCAACTGGAAGTCGGCAGCAAGGGCCTGGTGCTCAATCGTCCCGAGCAGGAGCCGCTGGCCCTGCCCTACCTGGAAGAGCAGCTGCCGGATGGCCGCCTGAATTTCAGCAGCGAAGCCAACGGCCAGCGCCTGGATCTGTGGGTGGCCCCGCAGCGCTGCGTCGACAGCATGAGCGGCACGGTCAATCACCTGAGCGCCGAACTGCGCCTCGATGGCCAGGTGCTACGTGGCTGCGCGCATTTCGGTGCCATGCGTAACTGA
- a CDS encoding NAD(P)/FAD-dependent oxidoreductase: MLRLTELKLPLDHPEDALRPAIVQRLGIADSELLAFSVFKRSYDARKKFGDMPFIYTLDCEVKDEAALLARLSDDKHVGPAPDITYKPVGKAETPLDERPIVVGFGPCGIFAALILAQAGLRPIVLERGKEVRQRTKDTWGLWRKNVLDPTSNVQFGEGGAGTFSDGKLYSQIKDPHHHGRKVLQEFVKAGAPDEILYVSKPHIGTFRLTGVVATMREEIKALGGEVRFQQRVSDLLIEDGQLTGVVLENGEQLLSRHVVLALGHSSRDTFRMLHARGVYLEAKPFSVGFRIEHPQSLIDRARLGKYAGHPKLGAADYKLVHHASNGRSVYSFCMCPGGTVVAATSEPERVVTNGMSQYSRNERNANAGIVVGITPEQDYPGGPLAGVELQERLESHAYVLGGRNYEAPGQLVGDFIKGKPSTALGEVQPSYKPGVKLGDLAPSLPDFAIEAIREALPAFGKQIKGFDLADAVLTGIETRTSSPVRITRGDDLQSLNLKGLYPAGEGAGYAGGILSAGVDGIRVAEAVAKDMLGLNR, encoded by the coding sequence ATGCTTCGCCTGACCGAACTGAAACTGCCCCTCGACCATCCCGAGGACGCGCTACGCCCGGCCATCGTCCAGCGCTTGGGCATCGCTGATAGCGAGCTGCTGGCCTTCAGCGTGTTCAAGCGCAGCTACGATGCGCGCAAGAAGTTCGGCGACATGCCGTTCATCTACACCCTCGACTGTGAGGTGAAAGACGAAGCCGCCCTGCTCGCTCGCCTGAGCGATGACAAGCATGTAGGCCCGGCGCCGGACATCACCTACAAGCCGGTCGGCAAGGCCGAAACGCCGTTGGACGAACGCCCCATCGTCGTCGGTTTCGGCCCCTGCGGCATCTTCGCGGCGCTGATCCTGGCCCAGGCCGGCTTGCGCCCCATCGTGCTGGAGCGCGGCAAGGAAGTACGCCAACGCACCAAGGACACCTGGGGCCTGTGGCGCAAGAACGTGCTCGACCCGACCTCCAACGTGCAATTCGGCGAAGGCGGAGCCGGTACCTTCTCCGACGGCAAGCTGTATAGCCAGATCAAGGACCCTCACCACCACGGGCGCAAGGTACTGCAGGAGTTCGTCAAGGCCGGCGCACCGGACGAGATCCTCTACGTCAGCAAGCCGCATATCGGCACCTTCCGCCTGACCGGCGTGGTCGCCACCATGCGCGAGGAGATCAAGGCCCTCGGCGGCGAAGTGCGCTTTCAGCAGCGCGTCAGCGACCTGCTGATCGAAGACGGCCAGCTCACCGGCGTGGTGCTGGAGAACGGCGAGCAGTTGCTCAGCCGCCATGTGGTGCTGGCCCTCGGTCATAGCTCGCGCGACACCTTCCGCATGCTGCATGCCCGTGGCGTGTACCTGGAGGCCAAGCCCTTCTCGGTCGGCTTCCGCATCGAACACCCGCAGTCGCTGATCGACCGCGCGCGCCTGGGCAAGTACGCCGGCCACCCGAAACTCGGCGCTGCCGATTACAAGCTGGTGCACCACGCCAGCAATGGCCGTTCGGTCTACAGCTTCTGCATGTGCCCGGGCGGCACCGTGGTCGCCGCCACCTCCGAGCCTGAGCGCGTGGTCACCAATGGCATGAGCCAGTATTCGCGCAACGAGCGCAACGCCAACGCCGGCATCGTCGTCGGCATCACACCCGAGCAGGACTATCCGGGTGGCCCGCTGGCCGGTGTGGAACTGCAGGAACGCCTGGAATCGCACGCCTACGTGCTCGGCGGGCGCAACTATGAGGCGCCGGGGCAACTGGTCGGCGACTTCATCAAGGGCAAGCCGTCCACCGCCCTCGGCGAAGTGCAACCCTCCTACAAGCCGGGCGTGAAACTGGGCGATCTGGCGCCTTCGCTGCCGGACTTCGCCATCGAAGCCATCCGCGAAGCATTGCCGGCCTTCGGCAAGCAGATCAAGGGCTTCGACCTGGCCGATGCGGTGCTCACCGGCATCGAGACACGCACCTCCTCGCCGGTGCGCATCACCCGTGGCGATGACCTGCAGAGTCTGAATCTCAAGGGGCTGTATCCGGCCGGTGAAGGTGCCGGCTACGCCGGCGGCATTCTTTCCGCTGGGGTCGACGGCATTCGCGTGGCCGAAGCCGTGGCCAAAGACATGCTTGGGTTGAATCGCTAA
- a CDS encoding K+/H+ antiporter subunit F, which translates to MLENVVFLCMGILTLAMLLNVARLVEGPSVVDRVLALDTLYINALALIVLFGIWLASDLFFEAALLIAVMGFVGTVAVGKHLLHGDIID; encoded by the coding sequence ATGCTCGAGAACGTAGTCTTTCTGTGCATGGGCATCCTCACGCTGGCCATGCTGCTCAATGTCGCGCGTCTGGTCGAAGGGCCGAGCGTGGTGGATCGCGTACTGGCCCTGGATACCCTGTACATCAACGCCTTGGCGCTGATCGTGCTGTTCGGCATCTGGCTGGCATCGGATCTGTTCTTCGAGGCCGCGCTGCTGATCGCGGTGATGGGCTTCGTCGGCACGGTCGCAGTGGGTAAACACCTGCTGCACGGCGACATCATCGATTAA
- a CDS encoding monovalent cation/H+ antiporter subunit D, protein MSHAIILPILLPMFIGALLLVGHGWSRDVKRGISLVGCLALLPVCLYLVLLAGEGQLQVYALGNWVAPFGIMLLLDRFNAALLLLTALLACFALIYACRGDDERGPNFHALFQFQLLGINGAFLTADLFNLFVFFEILLISSYALLLHGNRANQVKAGVHYVVLNLLGSSFFLIGVSLLYGLTGTLNMPDLAARVASADVADAPLIKAAAYLLLIVFGLKAAVLPLCFWLPRAYAAAPASVAALFAIMTKVGFYAVVRVFTLVFGEEAGPLANLGHELLWWLALPTIAFGVIGALGARQLQALLAYLVVVSVGTLMAGFAMGSPAALSAALYYMLHSTLISAALFLLAGLVVAQRDSAGGDLQQERVLRQPLVLGCMFFFASISVAGLPPFSGFLGKMLLLRAAEPGWQAWSLWPVVLIGGLLTLVALSRAGTSLFWLGQQTDGQPSTAQPADRVSLLAALGLLLASPLLMIAAAPIMAYLEAAAAQLLDLQPYLSIIAGGAA, encoded by the coding sequence ATGAGTCACGCCATCATCCTCCCCATTCTGTTGCCGATGTTCATCGGCGCGTTGTTGCTGGTCGGTCACGGCTGGTCGCGTGACGTGAAGCGGGGTATTTCCCTGGTCGGCTGCCTGGCGCTGCTGCCGGTGTGCCTGTATCTGGTGCTGTTGGCCGGTGAGGGGCAGTTGCAGGTATATGCCCTGGGTAACTGGGTTGCGCCGTTCGGCATCATGCTGCTGCTCGACCGCTTCAACGCTGCGCTGCTGTTGCTCACCGCGTTGCTCGCCTGCTTCGCCCTGATCTACGCCTGCCGTGGCGACGATGAGCGTGGGCCGAACTTCCATGCGCTGTTCCAGTTTCAACTGCTGGGCATCAACGGTGCGTTCCTGACCGCCGACCTGTTCAACCTGTTCGTGTTCTTCGAGATCCTGCTGATCTCCTCTTATGCACTGCTGCTGCATGGCAACCGCGCCAATCAGGTCAAGGCGGGCGTGCATTACGTGGTGCTCAACCTGCTGGGCTCTTCGTTCTTCCTGATCGGCGTCAGCCTGCTGTATGGCCTGACCGGCACCCTGAACATGCCGGACCTGGCGGCGCGGGTGGCCAGCGCCGACGTTGCCGACGCACCGCTGATCAAGGCGGCTGCCTATCTGCTGCTGATCGTTTTCGGTCTCAAGGCCGCCGTGCTGCCGCTGTGCTTCTGGCTGCCGCGCGCCTATGCCGCAGCGCCCGCTTCGGTGGCGGCGTTGTTCGCAATCATGACCAAGGTGGGCTTCTACGCCGTCGTTCGCGTGTTCACTCTGGTGTTCGGCGAAGAGGCCGGGCCGCTGGCCAATCTTGGCCATGAACTGCTCTGGTGGCTGGCCCTGCCGACCATTGCCTTCGGTGTGATTGGCGCTCTGGGAGCGCGACAGTTGCAGGCGTTGCTGGCCTATCTGGTGGTGGTCTCGGTGGGTACGCTGATGGCAGGTTTCGCTATGGGCAGCCCGGCGGCGCTGAGCGCGGCGCTCTACTACATGCTGCACAGCACGCTGATCAGCGCGGCGTTGTTCCTGCTGGCCGGCCTGGTGGTCGCCCAGCGTGACAGCGCCGGCGGCGACCTGCAGCAGGAGCGCGTGCTGCGCCAGCCGCTGGTGCTGGGCTGCATGTTCTTCTTCGCGTCGATTTCCGTGGCCGGGTTGCCGCCGTTCTCCGGGTTCCTCGGCAAGATGCTGCTACTGCGCGCCGCGGAGCCTGGCTGGCAAGCCTGGAGCCTGTGGCCGGTGGTGCTGATCGGCGGGCTGCTGACACTGGTGGCGCTGAGCCGCGCTGGTACCAGTCTGTTCTGGTTGGGCCAGCAAACGGATGGCCAGCCCTCGACAGCCCAACCGGCTGACCGGGTGAGCCTCCTGGCAGCGCTGGGCTTGTTGCTGGCCAGCCCGCTGCTGATGATCGCCGCTGCTCCGATAATGGCGTATCTGGAGGCGGCTGCGGCGCAGTTGCTCGATCTGCAACCCTATCTGTCGATCATCGCCGGAGGTGCGGCATGA
- a CDS encoding membrane protein, translating into MRKPTLLITSLAAMLALGGCQSSLTGDTYSRDEARAVQTVRMGTIESLRPVKIEGTKTPIGAGAGAVVGGIGGSGLGGGRGSAVLAVVGAVAGGLLGAAAEEGLTRTQGVEITVREDDGTMRAYVQEVEPNQVFRVGERVRIMTVNGTSRVTH; encoded by the coding sequence ATGCGTAAACCCACTCTGCTCATTACCTCGCTGGCCGCGATGCTGGCCCTCGGGGGCTGTCAGTCCAGCCTGACTGGCGATACCTACAGCCGCGATGAGGCCCGAGCGGTGCAAACAGTACGCATGGGCACCATCGAATCGCTGCGTCCGGTGAAGATCGAAGGGACCAAGACACCAATCGGTGCGGGTGCCGGTGCTGTGGTTGGTGGCATCGGTGGTAGTGGCCTCGGTGGTGGGCGCGGCAGTGCGGTCCTGGCTGTGGTCGGTGCCGTTGCCGGTGGTCTGTTGGGCGCCGCTGCTGAAGAAGGCCTGACCCGGACTCAGGGTGTTGAGATCACCGTGCGTGAGGACGACGGCACCATGCGCGCCTACGTCCAGGAAGTCGAGCCGAACCAGGTGTTCCGCGTCGGCGAGCGCGTGCGCATCATGACGGTCAACGGTACCAGCCGCGTTACTCACTGA
- a CDS encoding monovalent cation/H+ antiporter subunit A: MALALIVALPFLGLFLPVLADRLGRSACAAAAAIAPIVALVLLFSYQPAVFAGEVLRVKLEWLPHLGLNLSLRLDGLGFLFALLILGIGLLVILYARYYLAKTEPMGRFFAFLLLFMGAMLGVVLSENLLLMLMFWELTSLSSFLLIGFWGSRSDARKGARMALAITGGGGLALLAGILLIGHIAGSFELSQVLAAGYAIRAHELYPLALVLVLLGVFTKSAQFPFHFWLPHAMAAPTPVSAYLHSATMVKAGVFLLARLYPALAGSEWWFYIVSLTGLATLLVGAGMALFQHDLKGLLAYSTISHLGLITLLFGLDTQLAAVAAVFHIINHATFKASLFMAAGIIDHETGSRDMRRINGLWKYMPHTAVLAMVAASAMAGVPLLNGFLSKEMFFTETLHQHLLGGFNWVIPAAATLAGVFSVAYSLRFIHDVFFNGEPIDLPKYPPHEPPRYMKVPVEVLVFLCLLVGIVPAYTVAPLLAAAAASTLGGELPEYSLAVWHGFNLPLLMSFVALFGGIIVYTCRKPLFRWYEGLPNLDAKDAFDQVVRYMTRLSVRITVLLESGSQQRYLAWMLGSALTLVIIALSPLEQLAGSVPMTPLDPMTVTGMLILMLTAVLTVVFHRRRLVALMILSAAGLMVALAFARFSAPDLALTQLSVEVVTIILLMLTLYFMSDRTPAESSSLRGLRDLVLALGSGTMVAMLTYAVLTRPYQSISSFFLENSVSGGGGTNVVNVILVDFRGFDTLGEITVLAIAGIGIYALLYGLHLPHPTHDKNGRPWSTDAHPMILDMLSRAMLPMALLVSAFIFLRGHNLPGGGFIAGLITSVALILQYISHGVTWTQERLKFSYHATAGWGVLIAGLTGLGSWAFGSPFLTSAFDHFHIPLIGEIELATAILFDLGVYLAVVGATLLILSNIGHVSQDESCKEVI, encoded by the coding sequence ATGGCGCTTGCGCTGATTGTCGCCTTGCCATTTCTTGGGTTGTTTCTGCCGGTGCTTGCCGATCGGCTTGGACGCTCCGCCTGTGCCGCGGCTGCGGCTATAGCGCCCATCGTGGCGCTGGTGCTGCTGTTCAGCTACCAGCCTGCGGTGTTCGCAGGTGAGGTGCTGCGGGTCAAACTGGAGTGGTTGCCGCACCTGGGGCTGAATCTCAGTCTGCGCCTCGATGGCCTGGGCTTTCTGTTTGCCCTGCTGATTCTCGGCATCGGCCTGCTGGTCATCCTCTACGCGCGCTATTACCTGGCCAAGACCGAGCCCATGGGGCGTTTCTTCGCCTTCCTGCTGCTGTTCATGGGCGCCATGCTCGGCGTGGTGCTGTCGGAAAACCTGCTGCTGATGCTGATGTTCTGGGAGCTGACCAGCCTGTCGTCGTTCCTGCTGATCGGCTTCTGGGGTTCGCGCTCCGATGCCCGCAAGGGCGCGCGCATGGCGCTGGCAATCACCGGTGGCGGTGGTCTGGCGCTGCTCGCCGGTATCCTGCTGATCGGCCACATCGCCGGTAGCTTCGAACTGTCTCAAGTGCTGGCCGCCGGCTACGCGATTCGCGCGCACGAGCTGTATCCGCTGGCGCTGGTGCTGGTACTGCTGGGCGTGTTCACCAAGTCGGCGCAATTCCCTTTCCATTTCTGGCTGCCGCACGCGATGGCGGCGCCGACACCGGTATCCGCCTATCTGCACTCGGCGACCATGGTCAAGGCCGGGGTCTTCCTGCTGGCGCGTCTGTACCCAGCGCTGGCCGGTTCCGAGTGGTGGTTCTACATCGTCAGCCTGACCGGCCTGGCCACCTTGCTGGTGGGCGCCGGTATGGCGCTGTTCCAGCATGACCTGAAGGGCCTGCTGGCGTATTCGACCATCAGCCACCTCGGCCTGATCACCCTGCTGTTCGGCCTGGATACCCAGCTAGCGGCTGTGGCGGCGGTGTTCCACATCATCAACCACGCGACCTTCAAGGCTTCGCTGTTCATGGCTGCCGGCATCATCGACCACGAAACCGGTAGCCGCGACATGCGGCGAATAAACGGCTTGTGGAAGTACATGCCGCATACGGCGGTGCTGGCGATGGTAGCGGCTTCGGCCATGGCTGGCGTGCCGCTGCTCAACGGCTTTTTGAGCAAGGAGATGTTCTTCACCGAAACCTTGCACCAGCACCTGCTGGGCGGTTTCAACTGGGTGATTCCGGCTGCCGCGACCCTGGCCGGCGTGTTCTCGGTGGCCTACTCGCTGCGCTTCATCCATGACGTATTCTTCAACGGCGAGCCGATCGACCTGCCCAAGTACCCGCCGCACGAGCCACCGCGCTACATGAAAGTGCCGGTTGAGGTGCTGGTGTTCCTCTGCCTGCTGGTCGGCATCGTGCCAGCCTACACGGTAGCGCCATTGTTGGCCGCCGCCGCCGCTTCGACCCTGGGTGGCGAGCTGCCTGAGTACAGCCTGGCTGTCTGGCACGGCTTCAACCTGCCGCTGCTGATGAGTTTCGTTGCGCTGTTCGGTGGGATCATCGTCTACACCTGCCGCAAACCGCTGTTCCGCTGGTACGAGGGGCTGCCCAACCTGGATGCCAAGGATGCCTTTGACCAGGTGGTGCGTTACATGACGCGCCTGTCCGTGCGCATCACCGTGCTGCTGGAAAGCGGCTCGCAGCAGCGCTATCTGGCCTGGATGCTGGGCAGTGCCCTGACTCTGGTGATCATCGCGCTGTCGCCGCTCGAGCAGTTGGCCGGTAGCGTGCCGATGACCCCGCTCGATCCGATGACCGTCACCGGCATGCTGATTCTGATGCTGACTGCGGTGCTCACCGTGGTTTTCCACCGGCGCCGTCTGGTGGCACTGATGATTCTCAGCGCTGCAGGTCTGATGGTGGCGCTGGCCTTTGCCCGCTTCTCCGCCCCGGATCTGGCGCTGACTCAGCTGTCGGTGGAAGTGGTGACCATCATCCTGCTGATGCTCACCCTGTACTTCATGAGCGATCGCACTCCCGCGGAGTCGAGCAGCTTGCGTGGCCTGCGTGATCTGGTCCTGGCGCTTGGCAGCGGCACCATGGTGGCGATGCTGACCTACGCCGTGTTGACCCGTCCTTACCAGAGCATTTCCTCGTTCTTCCTCGAGAACAGTGTCTCCGGGGGCGGCGGTACCAATGTGGTCAACGTGATCCTGGTGGACTTCCGCGGTTTCGATACCCTGGGTGAGATCACCGTGCTGGCGATTGCCGGTATCGGTATCTATGCGCTGCTGTACGGCCTGCACCTGCCGCATCCGACCCACGACAAGAACGGTCGTCCGTGGTCCACCGATGCGCACCCGATGATTCTCGACATGCTGTCGCGTGCCATGTTGCCGATGGCGTTGCTGGTGTCCGCGTTTATCTTCCTGCGCGGGCACAACCTGCCGGGTGGCGGCTTCATTGCCGGCTTGATCACCTCGGTGGCGCTGATCCTGCAGTACATCTCCCACGGCGTAACCTGGACCCAGGAGCGTCTGAAGTTCAGCTATCACGCCACCGCCGGTTGGGGCGTGCTGATCGCCGGGTTGACCGGCCTGGGCAGTTGGGCCTTCGGCTCGCCGTTCCTGACCTCGGCCTTCGATCACTTCCATATTCCGCTGATCGGCGAAATCGAGCTGGCCACCGCCATCCTCTTCGATCTTGGGGTGTATCTGGCTGTTGTCGGCGCCACCCTGCTGATTCTTTCCAATATCGGCCATGTCAGTCAGGACGAGTCGTGCAAGGAGGTCATCTGA
- a CDS encoding Na+/H+ antiporter subunit C yields MEAVFAITLGVLTASGVYLLLRARIFPVVMGLTLISYAVNLFIFSTGRLGTGVPAVIGKSAEYGDPLPQALVLTAIVIGFAMTAFVVVLALRGMGELKTDHVDGEEPRA; encoded by the coding sequence ATGGAGGCAGTATTCGCAATCACCCTCGGGGTGCTGACTGCCAGCGGCGTCTACCTGCTGCTGCGGGCGCGCATCTTCCCGGTAGTGATGGGGCTGACCCTGATCTCTTATGCGGTGAATCTGTTCATCTTCTCCACCGGCCGTCTCGGCACGGGTGTGCCGGCGGTGATCGGCAAGAGCGCCGAGTACGGTGACCCACTGCCGCAGGCGCTGGTGCTCACCGCCATCGTCATTGGCTTCGCCATGACGGCGTTCGTCGTGGTGTTGGCCCTGCGTGGCATGGGCGAACTGAAAACCGATCACGTCGATGGCGAGGAGCCGCGCGCATGA
- a CDS encoding GNAT family N-acetyltransferase, translated as MSELVIRQACVEDIEALCALILEHGPNPWNHLPEAEVRQHLQGIAANTTLAVLAEEQGQLLGFVSYRLTQDFAAHQPAARAGQVHGYICEAVVHRDCVGRGLGARLLREAVTELWRLGVSDIYIDRHEENAASAGMMRKAGFSVLLTYADPARRPNGSRRSTLCCQRREDL; from the coding sequence ATGAGCGAGCTGGTCATTCGTCAGGCCTGTGTCGAGGATATCGAGGCGCTCTGCGCGCTGATTCTCGAGCATGGGCCCAACCCCTGGAATCATCTGCCCGAAGCCGAGGTTCGTCAGCACCTGCAGGGTATTGCGGCAAATACGACCTTGGCCGTGCTGGCCGAGGAGCAGGGGCAACTGCTGGGGTTCGTCAGTTATCGCCTGACCCAGGATTTCGCTGCTCATCAACCTGCCGCGCGTGCCGGGCAGGTGCATGGCTACATCTGCGAAGCGGTGGTGCATCGCGATTGCGTCGGACGAGGATTGGGCGCGCGTCTTCTGCGCGAGGCCGTCACCGAGCTGTGGCGGCTGGGCGTCAGCGATATCTATATCGATCGTCACGAAGAGAATGCGGCATCGGCAGGGATGATGCGCAAGGCCGGTTTCAGTGTGCTGCTGACCTATGCCGACCCGGCGCGTCGACCGAATGGTTCGCGGCGTTCGACCCTTTGTTGCCAGCGCCGCGAGGATCTTTGA
- a CDS encoding glycerate kinase, protein MKIVIAPDSFKESLSAPDVAAAIARGWQQVFPEAECLLRPMADGGEGTVDALLAAVGGERREREVRGPMGEPVKAHWGWLGQGTAVIEMAAASGLHWVPREQRDARLASSFGTGELIREALDAGATRIILGLGGSATNDAGVGLLQALGMRFLDAQGRELAPGGAALAGLDQLDLSGLDARLLKVQIEVAADVDNPLCGPRGASAVFGPQKGATPEHVAELDTALGRFARIAAATLGEDHAEFPGVGAAGGLGFAARAFLKASFRPGIALVAELSGLAAAVENADLVITGEGRMDAQTLHGKTPVGVARVARAAGVPVIALSGSLGDNYQALYEAGIEAAFSLAPGPLSLEQAMAGAAAELQARTADIARLWRLARS, encoded by the coding sequence ATGAAAATCGTCATTGCTCCTGATTCCTTCAAGGAGAGCCTCAGCGCACCCGACGTGGCCGCTGCTATTGCCCGCGGTTGGCAGCAGGTGTTTCCCGAGGCCGAGTGTTTGCTGCGACCAATGGCCGATGGCGGCGAGGGTACGGTCGATGCGTTGCTGGCCGCCGTGGGTGGCGAGCGCCGTGAGCGTGAGGTGCGTGGTCCCATGGGTGAGCCGGTCAAGGCGCATTGGGGCTGGCTGGGGCAGGGCACCGCGGTCATCGAGATGGCGGCTGCCAGCGGCCTGCACTGGGTGCCGCGTGAACAGCGCGATGCCCGTCTGGCCAGCAGCTTCGGCACTGGCGAGCTGATCCGTGAGGCGCTGGATGCCGGTGCTACGCGAATCATCCTGGGGCTGGGCGGCAGTGCTACCAATGACGCCGGTGTTGGCCTGTTACAGGCGCTGGGGATGCGTTTTCTCGATGCCCAGGGGCGGGAGCTGGCGCCGGGCGGTGCGGCTTTGGCCGGTCTCGACCAGCTTGATCTGAGCGGGCTCGATGCACGTTTGCTCAAGGTGCAGATCGAGGTCGCCGCCGATGTTGACAATCCCTTGTGCGGGCCACGCGGCGCATCTGCGGTGTTCGGTCCGCAGAAGGGCGCGACGCCGGAGCATGTCGCGGAGCTGGATACGGCACTCGGCCGCTTTGCCCGTATCGCAGCGGCGACGCTGGGCGAGGATCATGCCGAGTTTCCCGGTGTGGGCGCGGCGGGTGGTCTCGGTTTCGCTGCTCGTGCCTTCCTCAAAGCCAGTTTCCGCCCCGGTATCGCGCTGGTGGCCGAATTGTCCGGCCTCGCCGCGGCGGTGGAGAACGCGGATCTGGTGATTACCGGGGAGGGGCGCATGGATGCCCAGACCCTGCACGGCAAGACACCGGTCGGCGTAGCGCGCGTGGCGCGTGCGGCTGGGGTGCCGGTCATCGCCTTGTCCGGTAGCCTGGGCGACAACTATCAAGCGCTGTACGAGGCGGGTATCGAAGCTGCATTCAGCCTGGCGCCGGGCCCGTTGTCCCTGGAGCAGGCGATGGCCGGTGCGGCGGCTGAGTTGCAGGCGCGTACCGCGGATATCGCCCGGCTCTGGCGCCTTGCTCGCTCCTGA